CTCCCAAAACCCTTTAGAGGATATTAAAAACATCCGAACCGTTATCTCGGTATACAAAAACGGTAAAAAATACCTGAAAAAGGAATAAAAACCCTACACTTACATACCCTATGCTGAGGGCAATTTTAATTATGTTTTTAGTTTAAAACTTTATCTTAACTTTCTAATCAATAAATCAAAACAGATTAGTTATTTCCTGTCGGAATATTATTAGGCGGAAATTTGGGTGGGAGGAGTGCCAACCTGTGCTGAGCGAAGTCGTAGGACCTTAGTTGTGAGCATTGGGAACAGCTTAGAAAATGACCCGCATAATAATTAAATAATTCGAAAATAATGGATGGATGGATTGAAATAATATTGCACACCGATGATGCTCTATTAGGTATAGTAGCACAAAATGTTTTATTCGCTTATATTTTTCTTTTTATGATTATCCTGCTGGAAACGGGCTTAATAATTTTTCCTTTTTTGCCCGGAGATGGTTTACTATTTTCAGCAGGGGTAGTTGCAGCTTCTACCGAATTAAATGTTTGGATTTTACTTGTAGTCCTTATAATTGCGGCAGTTCTAGGGAATGTTTTAAACTATTCAGTTGGAAAGGTGCTTGGAAATAGGATCAGACAAAGTGATAATTTTATTATAAAAAAATATATAATAAATAATTTACCTCGTACACAAGTATTCTATGACAAACACGGTGGAAACGCAATAGTATTTGGTCGTTTTTTTCCCATTATCAGAACATATATTCCATTTTTTGCGGGAATTGTCAAAGTGGAGAAGAGTTTATTCATTGAGAAAACGATTATTGGGGCCGTTTCGTGGATATCCTTATTCTTGTTGCTTGGCTTTTTTGTTGGAGAGATTGAATGGGTAAAAAACAACTACGGACTTATCTTTCTTTGTCTTATAATA
This genomic stretch from Ulvibacter sp. MAR_2010_11 harbors:
- a CDS encoding VTT domain-containing protein — its product is MDGWIEIILHTDDALLGIVAQNVLFAYIFLFMIILLETGLIIFPFLPGDGLLFSAGVVAASTELNVWILLVVLIIAAVLGNVLNYSVGKVLGNRIRQSDNFIIKKYIINNLPRTQVFYDKHGGNAIVFGRFFPIIRTYIPFFAGIVKVEKSLFIEKTIIGAVSWISLFLLLGFFVGEIEWVKNNYGLIFLCLIIITLIPLLFSLIKKIISKK